In Blattabacterium cuenoti, a single window of DNA contains:
- the accB gene encoding acetyl-CoA carboxylase biotin carboxyl carrier protein codes for MDLKQIKSLIKVVYQYRIDEIKIQIGETTIYIKNKISQLVEKNNNKEQYYSVSDSEEQFNEQNGYFTIRSPMIGTFYRRSNPNQDPFVKKGDNIKIGTKICIIEAMKLFNDIESEVSGKIVKIFVEDSTPVDYNQPLFLIKINN; via the coding sequence ATGGATTTAAAACAAATTAAATCTTTGATTAAAGTAGTTTATCAATATAGAATTGATGAAATCAAAATACAAATAGGAGAAACTACAATTTATATTAAAAATAAAATTTCTCAATTAGTTGAGAAAAATAATAATAAAGAACAATATTATTCTGTTTCAGATTCAGAAGAACAATTTAATGAACAAAATGGATATTTTACAATTAGATCTCCAATGATTGGAACTTTTTATAGAAGATCAAATCCTAATCAAGATCCTTTTGTGAAAAAAGGTGATAATATTAAGATAGGAACAAAAATTTGTATCATAGAAGCAATGAAATTATTTAATGATATTGAATCTGAAGTTTCAGGAAAAATTGTAAAAATTTTTGTTGAAGATTCAACCCCAGTTGATTATAATCAACCTTTATTTCTTATTAAAATTAATAATTAA
- the proS gene encoding proline--tRNA ligase, producing MNYSLTKQSKDYSKWYNDIIIKSELAEFSGVRGFMIIKPYGFSIWENIKKELDKMLKESGHENIYFPLLIPKDSLFVDKTEKEHINYKECAVVTHYRLKKQQHKNKFEIDDQSRLKEKLIIRPTSESIIWTAYKRWIQSYRDLPILLNQWGNAVRWEMKTRLFIRTSEFLWQEGHTAHATKEEAIYEAKKILNIYTNFSENFLAIPVIQGIKPNMDKFSGSEITYCIESIMQDGKALQIATSHFLGQNFSKSFNVKFTNANGNKEYVWGTSWGISTRLIGGLVMLHSDDHGLILPPKISPIQVIIIPIFKNKTELNQITTIVDKLKNNLEKQGIRVKYDQNQCFTPGWKFHKYEMKGIPIRISIGPNEINNKIIEIFRRDTYEKHYISLHKITYCISKLLANIQKNIYQKALNRINKLSCTLDNYDEFKKKLRNTGGFILAHWDGTINTVKQIQQETEATIRCIPLNNNLNNMGKCIYSGNPSYQRVIFAKSY from the coding sequence ATGAATTATTCGTTAACCAAACAAAGCAAAGATTATTCTAAATGGTATAATGATATTATTATTAAATCTGAATTAGCAGAATTTTCAGGAGTTCGTGGGTTTATGATTATTAAACCATATGGATTTTCTATATGGGAAAACATAAAAAAAGAATTAGATAAAATGTTGAAAGAATCTGGACATGAAAATATTTATTTTCCACTTTTAATTCCAAAAGATTCTTTATTTGTTGATAAAACAGAAAAAGAACACATTAATTATAAAGAATGTGCAGTTGTAACACATTATAGATTGAAAAAACAACAACATAAAAATAAATTTGAAATAGATGATCAATCTAGATTAAAAGAAAAATTAATTATTAGGCCTACTTCAGAAAGCATTATTTGGACAGCATATAAAAGGTGGATACAATCTTATAGAGACTTACCTATTCTTTTAAATCAATGGGGAAATGCTGTAAGATGGGAAATGAAAACACGATTATTTATTAGAACTTCAGAATTTTTATGGCAGGAAGGACATACAGCTCACGCTACAAAAGAAGAAGCTATTTATGAAGCAAAAAAAATATTAAATATATATACTAATTTTTCTGAAAATTTTTTAGCTATTCCAGTAATACAAGGAATAAAACCAAATATGGATAAATTTTCTGGATCAGAGATTACTTATTGTATTGAATCTATAATGCAAGATGGAAAAGCTTTGCAAATTGCTACTTCTCATTTTTTAGGACAAAATTTTTCAAAATCCTTTAATGTAAAGTTTACGAATGCTAATGGAAATAAAGAATACGTATGGGGAACTTCTTGGGGAATATCTACACGATTAATAGGAGGATTAGTAATGTTACATTCAGATGATCATGGCTTAATTTTACCTCCTAAAATATCACCAATACAAGTTATTATTATTCCGATTTTTAAAAATAAAACAGAATTGAATCAAATAACTACAATAGTTGATAAACTAAAAAATAATTTAGAAAAACAAGGAATTCGAGTAAAATATGATCAAAATCAATGTTTTACTCCAGGATGGAAATTTCACAAATATGAAATGAAAGGGATTCCAATAAGAATTAGTATAGGACCAAATGAAATTAATAATAAAATAATAGAAATTTTTAGAAGAGATACGTATGAAAAACATTATATTTCATTACATAAAATTACATATTGTATATCGAAACTTCTTGCAAACATTCAAAAAAATATATATCAAAAAGCTTTAAATAGAATCAATAAATTATCTTGTACATTAGATAATTATGATGAATTCAAAAAAAAACTACGTAATACAGGAGGATTTATATTGGCTCATTGGGATGGGACAATCAATACAGTAAAACAAATTCAACAAGAAACAGAAGCAACAATTCGTTGTATTCCCTTGAATAATAACTTAAATAATATGGGTAAATGCATTTATTCTGGAAATCCATCTTATCAAAGAGTAATTTTTGCAAAATCTTACTAA
- the accC gene encoding acetyl-CoA carboxylase biotin carboxylase subunit — MFKKILIANRGEIALRIIRTVKEMGIKTVAVYSTADKYSLHVYFADEAVCIGPPSPYLSYLNIPNIISAAEITNSDAIHPGYGFLSENAYFSSMCKKHRIKFIGPLPNHIIQMGNKILAKKTMNKAGILCIPGSENLKEKYSYKKVANIAEKIGYPVVIKSVSGGGGKGIRSVFNKNDLKPSWENAKKESLICFGKPDLYLEKLILNPRHIEIQIISDKYGQTCHLSERDCSIQRRNQKLVEEAPSPFLTPSLRKIMGEQAIKAAKFIHYEGIGTVEFLVDQNTNFYFMEMNTRIQVEHAITEEITGLDLVKEQIFIASGKKISIQNVYPKKYSIECRINAEEPKQKFRPYPGKITQMHLPGGKGVRIDTHIYAGYNVPHYYDSMIAKIITTANSRKETIDKMRRSLDEFVIEGIRTTIPFHIQMMKNNFFVKGDYNINFIDTMLSSY; from the coding sequence ATGTTTAAAAAAATATTAATTGCAAATCGTGGAGAAATTGCTTTAAGAATTATACGAACAGTGAAAGAAATGGGAATCAAAACTGTAGCAGTATATTCTACTGCAGATAAATATAGTCTTCATGTGTATTTTGCAGATGAAGCTGTTTGCATTGGTCCACCATCTCCATATTTATCATATCTTAATATTCCAAATATCATTTCAGCTGCAGAAATCACTAATTCTGATGCAATTCATCCAGGATATGGGTTTTTATCTGAAAATGCCTACTTTTCTTCTATGTGTAAAAAACATAGAATTAAATTTATAGGACCTTTACCAAATCATATTATTCAAATGGGAAATAAAATTTTAGCTAAAAAAACTATGAACAAAGCTGGGATTTTATGTATTCCTGGATCTGAAAATTTAAAAGAAAAATATTCATATAAAAAAGTAGCAAATATTGCAGAAAAAATAGGATATCCTGTCGTGATTAAATCGGTGTCTGGAGGAGGAGGTAAAGGGATAAGATCTGTTTTCAATAAAAATGATTTAAAACCATCTTGGGAAAATGCTAAAAAAGAATCTTTAATATGTTTTGGTAAACCAGATCTATACTTAGAAAAATTAATTCTTAATCCAAGACATATAGAGATACAAATTATTAGTGATAAATATGGACAAACATGTCATTTATCAGAACGAGATTGTTCTATACAGAGAAGAAATCAAAAATTAGTAGAAGAAGCTCCGTCACCTTTTTTGACTCCGTCTTTAAGAAAAATCATGGGCGAACAAGCTATTAAAGCAGCTAAATTTATTCATTATGAAGGAATAGGAACTGTTGAATTTTTAGTAGATCAAAATACTAATTTTTATTTTATGGAGATGAATACCAGAATACAAGTAGAACATGCTATTACTGAAGAAATAACTGGATTAGATCTTGTTAAAGAACAAATATTTATAGCAAGTGGTAAAAAAATTTCAATACAAAATGTTTATCCAAAAAAATATTCAATTGAGTGTAGAATTAATGCAGAAGAACCTAAACAAAAATTTCGTCCATATCCAGGAAAAATTACTCAAATGCATTTACCAGGTGGAAAAGGAGTTCGTATTGATACTCATATTTATGCTGGATATAATGTTCCACATTATTATGATTCTATGATTGCAAAGATTATTACTACAGCAAATAGTAGAAAAGAAACTATTGACAAAATGCGTAGATCATTAGATGAATTTGTAATAGAAGGGATTAGAACCACCATTCCTTTTCATATACAAATGATGAAAAATAATTTTTTTGTAAAAGGCGATTATAATATTAATTTTATAGACACTATGTTATCAAGTTATTGA
- the prfA gene encoding peptide chain release factor 1 → MIQNSLLNKKFKILKKEFDTISKSISIPKIIYDKIKYKTLLKQYNKIDKWIKYYHEYNKKLSYLHELNDVLEHDSDPEMINIASSEKKNILEEIMSIKNKLLNNNYSSQTSQNINDNHRNAIVELRSGTGGNEACLFVEEILRMYIMYFKQMHWKYKIMHAQKSGSTGYKEIILEVSGSNKKGSVYGNLKFESGVHRVQRIPKTESQGRIHTSAITVAVLPEVQELEMKINISDIKKETFRSSGAGGQHVNKTESAVRLTHIPSKMTVECQEERSQHKNFEKAMNVLRARLFQQELDKRFKERSFQRKCLISTGDRSVKIRTYNYPKQRVTDHRVKKTIYDLTGFMNGNIQKMIDFLKKK, encoded by the coding sequence ATGATTCAAAATTCATTATTGAATAAAAAATTTAAAATTCTTAAAAAAGAATTTGATACAATTTCAAAATCAATTTCTATTCCAAAAATTATATATGATAAAATAAAATATAAAACATTATTAAAACAATATAATAAAATAGACAAATGGATAAAATATTATCATGAATATAATAAAAAATTATCTTATTTACATGAGTTAAATGATGTTTTAGAACATGATTCAGATCCAGAAATGATAAACATAGCATCTTCAGAAAAAAAAAATATATTAGAAGAAATAATGTCTATAAAAAACAAATTATTAAATAATAATTATTCATCACAAACATCACAAAATATAAATGATAATCATAGAAATGCTATAGTAGAATTACGTTCAGGAACTGGTGGAAATGAAGCATGTCTATTTGTTGAAGAAATATTAAGAATGTATATTATGTATTTTAAACAAATGCATTGGAAATATAAAATCATGCATGCTCAAAAAAGTGGATCCACAGGATATAAAGAAATTATATTAGAAGTAAGTGGCAGTAATAAGAAAGGTAGTGTTTATGGTAATCTAAAATTTGAATCTGGAGTACATAGAGTACAAAGAATTCCAAAAACTGAATCACAAGGTAGAATTCATACATCAGCAATTACTGTGGCAGTATTACCAGAAGTTCAAGAATTAGAAATGAAAATAAACATATCTGATATTAAAAAAGAAACATTTCGATCTAGTGGTGCTGGTGGCCAACATGTTAATAAAACCGAATCAGCAGTTAGACTAACTCATATTCCAAGTAAAATGACTGTTGAATGTCAAGAAGAAAGATCTCAACATAAAAATTTTGAAAAAGCTATGAATGTATTAAGAGCTAGATTATTCCAACAAGAACTGGATAAAAGATTTAAAGAAAGATCTTTTCAAAGAAAATGTTTAATCTCTACTGGAGATCGTTCTGTGAAAATAAGAACTTACAACTATCCAAAACAAAGAGTAACGGATCATAGAGTGAAAAAAACTATTTATGATCTTACAGGATTTATGAATGGAAATATTCAAAAAATGATAGATTTTTTAAAAAAAAAATAA
- the rho gene encoding transcription termination factor Rho, whose protein sequence is MFDITELKSKKLFELQEIARSSGLKKCTQLRKNELLEKIIDIFNKNSTFSKSTLKLKKIENSSLTNDVNKKKNKYRKTFLHFHEHENKNLNLKNKLSSSNQEDKMKYKNKNFSNWKKNLENKSGVKENKSVNNNVGFFTRNSNHTNKYITPDYEFEGIIMSEGVLEIMPENYGFLRSSDFNYLSSPDDIYVSQSQIRLFGMKTGDTIKGEVRPPKEGEKYFPLIKIVEINGRPLTIVRERDSFEHLTPLFPNEKFKLADKNATISTRIVDLFTPIGKGQRGMIVAPPKTGKTTLLKEVANAIAANHPEVYLIILLIDERPEEVTDMQRNVKGEVIASTFDEPAERHVKVANIVLQKAKRMVECSHDVVILLDSITRLARAYNTVAPASGKVLSGGVDANALHRPKRFFGAARNIENGGSLSIIATAMIDTGSKMDEVIFEEFKGTGNKELQLDRKIANKRIYPAIDLVSSSTRKDDLLLDTKTLQRMWILRKHLSDMNPIEAMEFLRLRMLKTKNNDEFLISMNG, encoded by the coding sequence ATGTTTGATATTACTGAATTAAAAAGTAAAAAACTTTTTGAATTACAGGAGATTGCTCGTTCTTCAGGATTAAAAAAATGTACACAATTACGAAAAAACGAACTCCTTGAAAAAATTATTGATATTTTTAATAAAAATTCAACTTTTTCAAAATCAACTTTAAAATTAAAAAAAATAGAAAATTCTTCATTAACAAATGATGTTAATAAAAAGAAAAATAAATATAGAAAAACATTTTTACATTTTCATGAACATGAAAACAAGAACTTAAATTTGAAAAATAAATTAAGTTCTTCTAATCAAGAAGATAAAATGAAGTATAAAAATAAAAATTTTTCAAATTGGAAAAAAAATTTAGAAAATAAATCTGGTGTAAAAGAAAATAAATCTGTAAATAATAATGTAGGATTTTTTACAAGAAATTCTAATCATACTAATAAATATATAACTCCTGACTATGAATTTGAAGGTATTATTATGAGTGAAGGAGTATTAGAAATTATGCCTGAAAATTATGGATTTTTAAGATCTTCAGATTTTAATTATTTGTCATCTCCTGATGATATTTATGTATCTCAGTCACAAATTAGATTATTTGGAATGAAAACTGGAGATACTATAAAAGGCGAAGTTAGACCTCCAAAAGAAGGAGAAAAATATTTTCCTTTGATTAAAATTGTTGAAATTAATGGTAGACCACTAACTATTGTTAGAGAAAGAGATTCTTTTGAACATTTAACTCCACTATTTCCAAATGAAAAATTTAAATTAGCAGATAAAAATGCTACTATTTCTACACGAATAGTAGATTTATTTACTCCAATTGGTAAGGGGCAAAGGGGAATGATTGTAGCTCCTCCAAAAACAGGTAAAACTACTTTATTAAAAGAAGTTGCTAATGCTATTGCAGCAAATCATCCAGAAGTTTATCTAATTATCTTGTTAATTGATGAAAGGCCTGAAGAAGTTACAGATATGCAAAGAAATGTTAAAGGTGAAGTTATCGCTTCTACTTTTGATGAACCAGCAGAAAGACATGTTAAAGTTGCTAATATAGTATTACAAAAAGCTAAAAGAATGGTAGAATGTTCCCATGATGTAGTTATTTTATTGGATTCAATTACACGATTGGCACGTGCGTATAATACAGTAGCTCCTGCATCTGGAAAAGTATTATCTGGAGGTGTAGATGCAAATGCATTACATCGACCAAAAAGATTTTTTGGTGCTGCTAGAAATATAGAAAATGGTGGATCTTTATCAATTATAGCTACTGCAATGATTGATACTGGATCAAAAATGGATGAAGTTATTTTTGAAGAATTTAAAGGAACAGGAAATAAAGAACTTCAATTAGATAGAAAAATCGCTAATAAACGTATTTATCCTGCTATTGATTTAGTTTCATCTAGTACTAGAAAGGATGATTTATTATTAGATACAAAAACTTTGCAAAGAATGTGGATTTTAAGAAAACATCTTTCTGATATGAATCCGATAGAAGCTATGGAATTTTTGAGATTACGTATGTTAAAAACTAAAAATAATGATGAATTTTTAATTTCGATGAATGGATAG
- the rpmF gene encoding 50S ribosomal protein L32, protein MAHPKRRQSKSRRNKRRTHLKVKIPVLSKCSLTGQIYLYHHAYWKKKELIYKGKVVFIKK, encoded by the coding sequence ATGGCACATCCTAAAAGAAGACAATCTAAATCAAGAAGAAATAAAAGAAGAACTCATTTAAAAGTAAAAATTCCTGTATTGTCAAAATGTTCTTTAACTGGTCAAATATATTTATATCATCATGCATATTGGAAAAAAAAAGAACTTATTTATAAAGGAAAAGTAGTTTTTATCAAAAAATAA
- a CDS encoding DUF4293 family protein → MLFDKNNKLQIILNILNIFFNSLNSIIILLLTYLNKKLNIILISYILILLLFSILFLFLSNKSIKKDIKIIKSSNRIR, encoded by the coding sequence ATGTTATTTGACAAAAATAATAAGCTACAAATAATATTAAATATTTTAAATATTTTTTTTAACAGTTTAAATAGTATAATAATTTTGTTATTAACTTATTTGAATAAAAAATTAAATATTATTTTAATAAGTTATATACTGATTTTATTATTATTTTCTATATTATTTTTATTTCTTTCAAATAAATCAATCAAAAAAGATATAAAAATAATTAAATCATCAAATAGAATACGATAA